In Crinalium epipsammum PCC 9333, the following are encoded in one genomic region:
- the tnpA gene encoding IS200/IS605 family transposase: MKKDFVSKGRSVSDLKVHLVLVTKYRRKAFTSFMLARLNVVMEELLEKWDCKLIEFNGEDDYVHLLFQYHPDIELSKLVNNLKSVSSRKLRQEFAEHLESFYWKDVFWSGSYFVASCGGVTLSTLRKYIEAQESPTN; encoded by the coding sequence ATGAAAAAAGACTTTGTATCAAAGGGTCGTTCCGTTAGCGATCTAAAAGTTCACCTAGTGCTAGTGACTAAGTATCGGCGTAAAGCCTTTACATCTTTTATGCTTGCTCGACTCAATGTTGTAATGGAAGAATTACTGGAGAAGTGGGACTGTAAGTTGATTGAATTTAATGGAGAAGATGATTATGTACACCTGCTTTTTCAGTACCATCCAGATATTGAGTTGAGCAAGCTGGTAAATAATCTGAAATCTGTATCGTCTAGAAAACTCCGCCAAGAATTTGCAGAACACCTGGAAAGCTTTTATTGGAAAGATGTTTTTTGGAGTGGCTCATATTTTGTAGCCAGTTGTGGCGGTGTAACTCTATCTACACTTAGGAAATATATTGAGGCTCAAGAATCTCCCACCAATTAA
- the rpsO gene encoding 30S ribosomal protein S15, which yields MSLTQQRKQEIMTEYQVHETDTGSAEVQVAMMTERINRLSTHLKANHKDHASRRGLLTIIGQRKRLLAYIQKKDQQNYQALIARLGIRG from the coding sequence ATGTCCCTGACGCAACAGCGCAAACAAGAAATAATGACTGAGTATCAAGTTCATGAAACGGATACTGGGTCTGCCGAAGTCCAAGTTGCCATGATGACTGAGCGCATTAATCGACTCAGCACTCACCTAAAAGCAAATCACAAAGATCATGCTTCTAGGCGGGGATTATTGACCATTATTGGTCAAAGGAAGCGTTTATTAGCCTACATCCAAAAGAAAGACCAGCAAAACTACCAAGCTTTGATCGCTCGTCTCGGCATTCGTGGTTAA
- a CDS encoding RNA-guided endonuclease InsQ/TnpB family protein: MLVYESKLEGAKHQYEKLDEAIRTGVFVRNACIRLWVDGGAKSRNDLYKYCKILADNPEFPWAKLLNSQARQASAERAWASISRFFDNCRKKIPGKKGFPKFKKDRPNHGSIEYKQTGFKLSEDTKYISFTDGFKAGCFRLWGTRDLHFYGLDKINRVRVVRRADGYYAQFLIDHDRIEPREPSGTTVGLDVGLSHFYTDSNGKTVDNPRHLRKSEKRLKRLQRRASKKFKKGQSQSNNYKKAKKKLARSHLQVSRQRKDFVVKTALCVVQSNDLVAYEDLQVRNMVKNHCLAKSINDASWAMFREWVEYFGKVFGVATVAVPPYNTSQKCSNCSAIVKKSLSTRTHVCACGAVLDRDHNAALNILELGLRTVGHTGTQKASGDSNLCIDEGTCQDKLDRGKRKPQE, encoded by the coding sequence ATGCTAGTCTACGAATCCAAGTTAGAAGGAGCAAAACACCAGTACGAGAAGCTTGATGAAGCTATTCGTACTGGTGTTTTTGTTCGCAATGCTTGCATTCGCTTATGGGTGGATGGGGGGGCTAAAAGTCGCAATGACTTGTACAAGTACTGTAAGATACTTGCGGACAACCCCGAATTCCCTTGGGCTAAACTACTTAACTCTCAAGCTAGGCAAGCTAGTGCGGAGAGGGCGTGGGCATCTATCAGCAGGTTCTTTGATAATTGTAGAAAGAAGATACCAGGGAAGAAAGGCTTTCCAAAGTTCAAAAAAGACCGTCCTAATCATGGTTCTATTGAATACAAGCAAACAGGATTTAAACTATCAGAAGACACGAAGTACATCAGTTTCACTGATGGTTTTAAGGCTGGTTGTTTCAGGCTGTGGGGAACCCGTGACTTGCACTTCTACGGCTTAGACAAAATTAATCGAGTCAGGGTTGTTAGACGTGCAGACGGCTACTATGCTCAGTTCTTGATTGATCACGACAGAATAGAGCCGAGGGAACCATCGGGTACAACTGTTGGATTGGACGTTGGCTTGAGTCATTTTTATACTGATTCAAATGGTAAAACTGTAGATAACCCCAGACATTTAAGGAAGTCCGAGAAACGTCTCAAGCGCCTACAAAGACGAGCTAGTAAAAAATTCAAAAAAGGACAATCACAATCTAATAATTATAAAAAAGCCAAGAAGAAATTAGCCAGATCGCACTTGCAGGTATCCAGGCAGCGTAAAGACTTTGTTGTGAAAACAGCATTGTGCGTAGTCCAGTCTAACGACTTGGTAGCCTATGAAGATTTGCAGGTGCGGAATATGGTTAAAAATCATTGTTTAGCCAAGTCAATTAATGATGCTTCTTGGGCAATGTTTAGGGAATGGGTTGAGTATTTCGGTAAAGTTTTTGGTGTAGCTACTGTTGCTGTGCCACCATACAATACCAGTCAGAAATGCTCAAATTGTTCTGCCATAGTTAAGAAAAGTTTGAGTACTAGGACTCATGTATGCGCGTGTGGTGCGGTATTAGATCGTGACCACAACGCAGCACTGAACATTCTGGAGTTAGGACTTCGTACTGTAGGGCATACAGGAACGCAAAAAGCCTCTGGAGATAGCAACCTCTGTATTGACGAGGGAACTTGTCAAGATAAGTTGGATCGTGGAAAGAGGAAGCCTCAAGAGTGA
- a CDS encoding ion channel yields the protein MGKKHLPYLLWQRLSSKGPSAVMRIGVPKFTWADLYHSLVTISWLQFLGLVALFYIATNTLFAFAYLAGGDCIKNARPGFFPDAFFFSVQTMATIGYGGMFPRTPYANVVVTVEALLGLVGVAMVTGLAFARFSLPTARVLFSKVAVIAPYNRVSTLMFRTANARGNLIMESQIRVTLVRNEVSLEGEYMRRLYDLKLVRRETPIFALSWTVMHPIDNRSPLYGCTAESLIEDGVEIVVTLTGIDQTVAQTIHSHHVFTAQDILWNMKFVDIFHRTPDGKPWIDYTRFNDVTSP from the coding sequence ATGGGAAAAAAGCATCTTCCGTATCTGCTGTGGCAACGACTCAGCAGCAAGGGACCAAGTGCTGTGATGCGTATAGGTGTACCTAAGTTTACTTGGGCAGATCTTTACCATTCCCTGGTAACTATTTCCTGGCTTCAGTTCTTGGGACTGGTAGCCTTATTTTATATAGCTACGAATACCCTGTTTGCTTTTGCTTACTTAGCAGGGGGAGATTGCATTAAGAATGCGCGACCTGGCTTTTTCCCAGATGCTTTCTTCTTTAGTGTTCAAACTATGGCAACTATAGGTTATGGTGGGATGTTTCCGCGCACACCCTATGCCAATGTTGTAGTCACAGTGGAGGCGCTGTTAGGTTTGGTAGGGGTGGCGATGGTGACAGGGTTGGCGTTTGCGAGGTTTTCTTTGCCGACAGCGCGAGTGTTATTCAGTAAAGTTGCTGTCATTGCTCCCTATAACCGCGTTTCCACGTTGATGTTTCGGACAGCTAATGCGCGTGGCAACCTGATTATGGAGTCACAGATTCGGGTTACTTTGGTTCGCAATGAAGTTAGCTTGGAAGGAGAATATATGCGTCGCTTATACGATCTTAAGCTGGTGCGTAGAGAAACTCCGATTTTTGCGCTTTCTTGGACGGTAATGCACCCAATTGACAATAGAAGCCCTTTGTATGGATGTACTGCTGAAAGCTTAATAGAGGATGGGGTGGAAATTGTGGTGACGCTTACCGGAATTGATCAAACAGTTGCCCAAACTATACATAGCCATCATGTGTTTACGGCACAAGATATTTTGTGGAATATGAAGTTTGTGGATATTTTTCACCGGACTCCAGATGGCAAACCCTGGATAGACTATACTCGCTTCAACGATGTTACAAGTCCGTGA
- the ycf46 gene encoding stress-responsive protein Ycf46 — MQEELNILIQAQYPLIYLVTSEEERAEKTIAAIAQMKPQPRRVFIWTVTHGIIEYGQPRHLTQHNTVSPEAAVEWVIRQKEPGIFIFKDLHPFIDSPATTRWLRDAIAGFKGTNKVIILMSPVQHIPIELEKEVVVMDYPLPDLAELNHVLSYQLEQSRTRKTSTETREKLLKAALGLTKDEAEKVYRKAYVKTGRLTEEEVDIVLSEKKQLIRRNGILEYIEEDETIDAVGGLDELKRWLRQRSNAFTERAREYGLPQPKGMLILGVPGCGKSLIAKTTARLWSLPLLRLDMGRVYDGSMVGRSEANLRNALKTAESISPAILFIDELDKAFAGSGGSADSDGGTSSRIFGSFLTWMQEKTSPVFVMATANRVERLPGEFLRKGRFDEIFFVDLPTPEEREEIFKIHLIKRHRDIERFDIEQLAKVADGFSGAEIEQALIAAMYDAFAQDREFSQLDIIAAIKATMPLSRTMTEQVTALRDWARQRARPAASSVAEYQRLEF; from the coding sequence ATGCAAGAAGAGCTCAATATCCTAATCCAAGCTCAATATCCTCTCATCTACCTCGTAACATCCGAGGAAGAGCGGGCAGAAAAAACAATTGCTGCGATCGCTCAGATGAAACCCCAACCAAGGCGTGTCTTTATTTGGACTGTCACCCACGGCATCATCGAGTACGGTCAACCCCGCCACCTGACCCAACACAATACCGTTTCTCCAGAAGCTGCGGTTGAATGGGTGATCAGGCAGAAAGAACCAGGCATTTTTATATTTAAAGATTTACATCCATTTATAGATTCACCAGCCACGACTCGATGGTTGCGAGATGCGATCGCCGGATTTAAAGGCACAAATAAAGTTATTATTTTAATGTCGCCAGTACAGCATATTCCTATTGAACTGGAAAAAGAAGTAGTTGTAATGGACTACCCTTTACCAGACCTGGCAGAACTAAATCACGTACTTTCTTATCAGTTAGAGCAATCTCGCACTCGTAAAACTTCTACCGAAACCAGAGAAAAACTTCTCAAAGCTGCCCTTGGTTTAACTAAGGATGAAGCTGAAAAAGTTTATCGTAAAGCATACGTTAAAACTGGACGGCTGACAGAAGAAGAAGTAGATATTGTTCTTTCTGAGAAAAAGCAACTAATCCGTCGTAACGGCATTTTAGAATACATTGAAGAAGATGAAACAATTGATGCCGTCGGTGGTTTAGACGAGTTAAAGCGTTGGTTGAGACAGCGTTCAAATGCTTTTACCGAAAGAGCAAGAGAATATGGCTTACCTCAACCGAAGGGGATGTTAATCCTGGGTGTACCTGGTTGTGGTAAATCTCTGATTGCTAAAACAACTGCCCGTCTGTGGAGTTTACCTTTGCTACGTCTAGATATGGGGCGCGTCTATGACGGCTCTATGGTAGGACGTTCTGAGGCTAACTTACGGAATGCACTAAAAACAGCAGAATCAATTTCTCCAGCTATTTTATTTATTGATGAGTTGGATAAAGCTTTTGCTGGTAGCGGTGGTTCTGCGGATTCTGATGGTGGTACTTCCAGCCGGATATTCGGTTCTTTTCTTACCTGGATGCAGGAAAAAACTTCTCCAGTATTTGTAATGGCAACAGCGAACCGTGTAGAACGTTTGCCTGGAGAGTTTTTACGCAAGGGTAGGTTTGATGAGATTTTCTTTGTTGACTTACCAACACCAGAAGAGCGGGAAGAAATATTTAAGATTCATCTGATTAAGCGGCATAGAGATATCGAACGCTTTGATATCGAACAACTGGCTAAAGTAGCTGATGGTTTTTCCGGTGCAGAAATTGAGCAAGCACTAATCGCTGCGATGTACGATGCTTTTGCTCAGGATCGGGAATTCTCTCAACTAGATATTATTGCAGCCATTAAAGCGACTATGCCGCTTTCTCGGACAATGACTGAGCAGGTTACAGCCCTACGGGATTGGGCTAGACAGCGCGCGCGACCTGCTGCGTCCTCCGTCGCCGAATATCAGCGATTGGAGTTTTAA
- a CDS encoding DUF1257 domain-containing protein, which translates to MSHFSTLRTKITDAEILKASLRDLGISVKSEADVRGYNGQRVRADLVAVLEGEYDLGWSRNGDGSFDLIADLWGVAKKHNQTELINSINQKYAVNKTLAEVKNRTGLKDANVKLVLQ; encoded by the coding sequence ATGTCACACTTTAGCACTCTACGCACCAAAATCACCGATGCAGAAATCTTGAAAGCTTCTCTGCGTGATTTAGGCATTAGCGTTAAGTCAGAAGCTGATGTTCGTGGATATAACGGACAGCGCGTTCGTGCAGACCTAGTTGCCGTTTTGGAAGGCGAATACGATCTAGGCTGGTCTCGGAATGGCGACGGCTCTTTCGACTTGATCGCTGACCTGTGGGGCGTTGCTAAAAAGCACAATCAAACTGAACTGATTAATTCAATCAATCAAAAATACGCTGTTAACAAAACCTTGGCTGAAGTTAAGAATCGCACAGGTCTAAAAGATGCCAACGTTAAGTTGGTTCTGCAATAG
- a CDS encoding PAM68 family protein: protein MSSEERQSEDAERVRLPFEPAKKTRQKPPKTQPAPQAITKNPTEKPKPASNSAAVPTVVSNRMIRRVAFFSGLPTAMGMLTFIISYLIVSKEWFNLPNVAVVIISISFFGLGVLGLSYGVLSASWDEERAGNLLGWNEFTTNLGRMTAAWRSKSTVKTED from the coding sequence ATGTCTTCTGAAGAACGCCAAAGCGAGGATGCTGAAAGGGTTCGCTTACCTTTTGAACCCGCTAAGAAGACTCGCCAAAAACCCCCAAAAACCCAGCCAGCACCCCAAGCTATTACCAAAAATCCCACTGAAAAGCCAAAGCCAGCTTCAAACTCGGCGGCAGTACCAACTGTTGTTAGTAACAGAATGATTCGCCGCGTAGCTTTCTTCTCTGGTTTACCTACGGCTATGGGGATGCTGACTTTCATTATCAGTTATTTGATCGTCAGCAAAGAATGGTTCAATTTACCCAACGTAGCTGTAGTGATCATAAGTATTAGCTTTTTTGGCTTGGGAGTCTTAGGGCTGAGTTATGGAGTCTTATCTGCTTCTTGGGATGAAGAAAGAGCCGGAAACTTATTAGGTTGGAACGAGTTCACTACTAACTTGGGACGGATGACAGCAGCATGGCGCTCAAAATCAACAGTCAAGACTGAAGACTAA